AAATTCAACGATGTAAAAAGCGCTTGTGGTTAAGTCAATAAAACTTAATCCAAAAAAAGAAGAAAATTCTGTGATTGCCGCAAAATAATTATTATTTTTTTCTTCAAGCAAGCTTGAATGAACCAAGGCTCCCGGCGACACAAAGCGAACCACTTCCCGCTTTACGATCCCTTTTGTTTCTTTGGGATCTTCAATTTGCTCCGCAATGGCGACTCTAAACCCTTTTGCAATTAACTTATCTATATAAGATTCGCTAGCATGCGAGGGAATCCCTGCCATGGGAATTTCTTGTCTTTTAGTTAAAGTCAAATCCAAGGTTTTAGATAGTAAAACCGCATCTTCGTTAAACGACTCATAAAAATCGCCCAATCTAAAAAGTAAAAGCGCGTCTCCCGCCTTTTCTTTGCAGGCATACCACTGCGCCATCATAGGTGAAATTTTAGATTCAGGGTTTTTGGAATCCTCAAAACTCATTTTTGCTCCGCTTTATTAGGCTCATTCAAAACTCCATTCAATGGTTAAAATAGCTGTTATTTGAACAAAACCAGCCCATTTTCCAAAAAAAGCGACTTTCGAAAAAAGTCAATTCTAAAAACTTGTAAGGCTTATAGTTTTACCAAGATTGGATTCGATCGCGCAAGCAAAAAAAGAGAGTTTATTGAAAGGAGAGGTTTAAGGCTCAAGCTTTGTTTTAGAAAGAACCGATATTCCAAAAGATTTAAGGCTGTTTACCTCATGGAGGTGGGTCATAAGAACATGGACAGCCGTAACATCAAATTGCTTAAGTAGTTGACTTGCAAGAGCATAGTAGCTGATTTTTAAATTAGAATGTTGACATCTGTCTTTAGTGATGGGCTCGGGGTGGTAAAAAAGTATGCCGGAATTTTCTTTTGATAAGGCATTAAGAGAATCGTGAAGATTTTTTTTACAATGACAACTTTTACTTAAAAACACATCCCCTTCTAAGCATCCTTGATGGATACGGAGCAAGCAGCCGTTTTTAATTTTTCCTTTGATAAGCGCAAAATGTTCGTTTTTTGTAATCTTATCCGCATAGGTTAAACAGGTGAAAGGGCCAAAAGCCGTATCCAGTTGTTTTTCATTTTTTATTTCAAGAAGCGCTTCGTAATAAAGACGGTAATGAATAATGTCTTTGATGTTTAAAATTGGGATATGGTGCTTTCTTGAAAAAAATTTAAGCTCCTCTTGATTGGTAAGTTCGCCATCATTATTTAATATTTGGCAAATGACAGAAGAGCGATCCATTTTGGCAATATTCATAAGATCGACGGCGGCATCAGAGGGCGTTCTCTTTTCTAAAACACCATTTTGAGAGGCTTTTAAAGGAAAAATATGACCCGGTGTGACAAGATCATGGGGGGACGCCTTTGGGTGGATGGCGGTTTTTATGGTTTCGGCTCTATCTTGGGCTGAGCTTCCCGTTTTAATCTCTTTTTTATCAATGGATAGGGTAAAGGCGGTTTTACTATGCGATGAGCTAGACATTAATGGCAGCTTTAAAGACTCCACCTTATTTGGGTCTAAAGCTAAACAGATTAATCCTTTAGCTTCCGTTGACATAAAGTTAATGGCTTTTGAGGACACCTTTTCTGCCGGAAGAATAAGGTGGGCTTCATTATTTGCCGCTTCTTCATCGACTAAGATGACCATTTTGCCTTTTCTTAAAGAAACAAGCGCCGTATTGATCCTTTCTAGGGATTGTTCCATGTCTTGCACCAATTTTAAAAAAAATTATTTGAAAAGCTAAGTTTTGAGTAATCGCGAAAATAAAAAAAATATTTTACACTGTCAACAAATATAATTTCGTTTATGAAGTTAGGTATTTTCTAGGAAAGCCCAAGAAACGTTAATTTCAGGTTTAAGGGAAAGTAAATGAGATCCTTAAGAATCATAAGTTTTTTTTGCCTTCTGGCATTATTTAATGCAGAGGCAGATGAAGTTAAAAAAGAACCTTGTCCTTCTCCATTTTGTTTAGAACCCAATTGGTGGGGCTATTTCGAATCGGATAAAGATCTTAATGACAAAATTTTAGAGGCCGTCAAAGAGCTTGAAAAGCTTCAAAATAAAATGCCGGAAGATATGCAGCAAGAGACTTTACCATTTGTCAATCAAGTGGCTGTAAATTTGAATGCGTTGCCTGAAATTAAAAATTTGAAAGTGGAGATGCCGGAACCTAAGACTTATTCTAAAAATTATTCCATCGACGAGTATATTGAGATTGCCGCACAAAATCATAACCTTTTAAAAGCAATTGATGAAGAAGAAAAAGAGCTAAACGAAGAAATAAGAAAGAATGCTAAGACAGAAAAGCAATTAGATGCTTTGATGGCCTCTTATAGAAAACTTACTAATAGAACAAATGAGCGGCTTTTGCAAGGGCTCAAGTTATACTCTCTTCAATCAAGCTATGCTATAGAAAAACAAAAAGAGCGCCTTTTAAAAGAAAAGAAGAATGCGCTTTTAGAAGAGTCAAGAGCAAAAGAGCTTGAGCTTGCTTACGCGTTATCAAATCTTTCTATTACCGATTCTGAAAAACAGCTTAAAAAAAAGCTAGAGTCCCTAAAAAAAGACCTCTCCATGGCAGAGCTTGGCTCGCTTCATGCTGAAATGAGCGCCTCAAGCAAAGTCGGTGAGAGCTTAAAAAATGAAATGGCGGTTGAATACTCTCTCCAAAAAACTCTTTCCTCCTACATCCATGAAGCTTTCATACGTCTTGATATTTTAAAGTCTCATGCAGAGATTTTTTTTAAAAAATGGCTCGATAAAAAAATTCCCAAAAATGACGCCCAATTGGAGGAAAAGCTTTCAGAATGGTTGCTAGAATTAGAGGACATTCATCAAGAGCTTAAAGCTTGGAATCTAAAAGTTGAAACGACTTTTCAAGGACTTTTACATCATAATTTTGACAATACCTTATTTAATACCCCGAAAAGTGAAGAAGATCAAACCAATGAAACTTT
This DNA window, taken from Criblamydia sequanensis CRIB-18, encodes the following:
- the ribB gene encoding 3,4-dihydroxy-2-butanone-4-phosphate synthase; the protein is MEQSLERINTALVSLRKGKMVILVDEEAANNEAHLILPAEKVSSKAINFMSTEAKGLICLALDPNKVESLKLPLMSSSSHSKTAFTLSIDKKEIKTGSSAQDRAETIKTAIHPKASPHDLVTPGHIFPLKASQNGVLEKRTPSDAAVDLMNIAKMDRSSVICQILNNDGELTNQEELKFFSRKHHIPILNIKDIIHYRLYYEALLEIKNEKQLDTAFGPFTCLTYADKITKNEHFALIKGKIKNGCLLRIHQGCLEGDVFLSKSCHCKKNLHDSLNALSKENSGILFYHPEPITKDRCQHSNLKISYYALASQLLKQFDVTAVHVLMTHLHEVNSLKSFGISVLSKTKLEP
- a CDS encoding mechanosensitive ion channel domain-containing protein; amino-acid sequence: MRSLRIISFFCLLALFNAEADEVKKEPCPSPFCLEPNWWGYFESDKDLNDKILEAVKELEKLQNKMPEDMQQETLPFVNQVAVNLNALPEIKNLKVEMPEPKTYSKNYSIDEYIEIAAQNHNLLKAIDEEEKELNEEIRKNAKTEKQLDALMASYRKLTNRTNERLLQGLKLYSLQSSYAIEKQKERLLKEKKNALLEESRAKELELAYALSNLSITDSEKQLKKKLESLKKDLSMAELGSLHAEMSASSKVGESLKNEMAVEYSLQKTLSSYIHEAFIRLDILKSHAEIFFKKWLDKKIPKNDAQLEEKLSEWLLELEDIHQELKAWNLKVETTFQGLLHHNFDNTLFNTPKSEEDQTNETFKLYEVANENLNNINKLKGQLAALYHLSRQMERILYEKSPFFHFFYSLSDAFSDFYIETKKFLNQSIIKVGDIPITLSSLIESFLIVSFAALFSFFLRKALKRFLTHKDRISLSSLFIIDRLVHYLLMLIGIAIALANLGLNFSSLMLVLGALSVGIGFGLQMIVNNFVSSLIILFSRNIKVNDYIQLSSGEWGQVTDINIQNTIIRTSDGIEVVVPNSELIAQKFVNWTMKDPYKRLHIAFGVAYGTDKELVKKAAMEAALEVPSTISNHPRLENPKVVLNNFGDNALEFELIVWVNLLTAKGSHGSLYSGYRWHLDDAFSKYGIVIPFPQRDIRVYSGNGSSKKKEEEEDGFKSFAIKT